In one Coriobacteriia bacterium genomic region, the following are encoded:
- a CDS encoding elongation factor Ts, protein MADITAKMVKELRELTGAGMMDCKKALAEAEGKIENAVDVLRMHGLAALAKKAGRATDEGAIASYVSDDSRLGVLLELNCETDFVGANATFTAFASQLAEIVADENPADVEVLKSAAVPGRGITVEELFGELVGKLGESLVLARFVREEVSGSGAVATYIHGGAKIGVMVTFNFKKDETGSNAVFKSYGRDVAMQVAAADPIALSRADFDPAVVEHELSIYKAQAADSGKPEAIQAKIAEGRLNKFFKEQALIEQAFVKDPDISIDEYTKKIGKEIGDEITVVGFERFNLGESAKENADAE, encoded by the coding sequence AGCAGGAATGATGGACTGTAAGAAAGCTTTGGCTGAAGCTGAAGGAAAGATTGAAAATGCCGTAGACGTTCTACGCATGCACGGACTCGCCGCTCTGGCGAAGAAGGCCGGGCGCGCGACGGACGAGGGCGCCATCGCGTCCTATGTGTCCGATGACTCACGTCTCGGTGTTCTTCTCGAGCTCAATTGCGAAACCGACTTCGTGGGCGCCAACGCAACGTTTACTGCGTTCGCCTCACAGCTTGCCGAGATCGTGGCTGACGAGAACCCTGCCGACGTCGAGGTCCTTAAGAGCGCTGCTGTTCCGGGACGCGGCATAACCGTCGAGGAGCTCTTCGGTGAGCTCGTCGGAAAACTAGGCGAGTCGCTTGTCCTTGCGCGCTTCGTCCGCGAAGAGGTTTCAGGCTCCGGTGCCGTTGCCACCTACATTCACGGTGGGGCGAAAATCGGTGTGATGGTCACCTTTAATTTCAAGAAGGACGAGACCGGCTCAAACGCCGTATTCAAATCCTATGGTCGTGATGTCGCCATGCAAGTTGCAGCTGCCGACCCGATTGCGCTATCTCGTGCCGATTTCGATCCCGCGGTTGTCGAGCATGAGCTTTCAATCTATAAAGCGCAAGCCGCAGATTCCGGCAAGCCTGAAGCGATTCAAGCAAAGATTGCGGAAGGTCGCCTCAATAAGTTCTTCAAGGAGCAGGCTCTCATCGAGCAGGCCTTCGTCAAGGACCCCGACATTTCCATCGACGAGTACACCAAGAAGATCGGAAAGGAAATCGGTGACGAGATTACCGTCGTCGGTTTTGAGCGATTCAACCTCGGAGAGTCTGCAAAAGAAAACGCGGATGCCGAGTAG
- the frr gene encoding ribosome recycling factor, with protein MINEVIDSTKDQMESIRKSLQLEFSNVRTGRASVAVFDRVMVDAYGAQMPLNQTAGIRVLDSQTIAIEPWDKGLLAAIEKAIQGSDLGINPNNDGQVIRVTFPSLTGERRRELTKLCKTYAEEGRVHARNVRRDANQKIEKMSKDISEDDIRRGEAEIQKITDTAIKLIDDNLKSKEAEVMEV; from the coding sequence ATGATAAACGAAGTGATAGATAGCACAAAAGACCAAATGGAGTCCATACGAAAATCGCTTCAGCTTGAATTTTCGAATGTACGGACCGGACGGGCTTCCGTCGCAGTTTTCGACCGAGTCATGGTCGATGCATACGGAGCACAGATGCCTCTCAATCAAACCGCAGGCATTCGTGTGCTCGATTCACAAACAATCGCAATAGAGCCGTGGGATAAAGGACTTCTCGCCGCAATCGAGAAGGCGATTCAAGGCAGTGACCTCGGCATCAACCCCAACAACGACGGGCAAGTCATTCGCGTGACATTTCCTTCTTTGACGGGAGAGCGTCGCAGGGAGTTGACGAAGCTTTGTAAGACGTATGCTGAGGAGGGTCGCGTACACGCCCGCAATGTTCGACGTGACGCAAATCAAAAAATCGAAAAAATGTCGAAAGACATCTCCGAAGATGACATTCGACGCGGTGAAGCAGAAATTCAAAAAATCACCGACACGGCTATTAAATTGATCGATGATAATCTGAAGTCCAAAGAAGCAGAGGTTATGGAGGTTTAA
- a CDS encoding UMP kinase — MKIKRVLLKLSGEALMGNRGYGIDPVVIDSLAAQLKAVVEQGFEIAIVVGGGNIFRGLAASANGMDRATGDYMGMLATVMNALALQDGLERAGIFTRVMSAINMQQVAEPYIKRRAVRHMEKGRVVIFAAGTGNPYFTTDTTAALRACEIGADCVMKATRVDGIFDKDPKKYPDAKKYDSLSYIQVLNDGLQVMDSTAISLCMDNDLPIIVFNMEIEGNIERALNGEHVGTIVKGD, encoded by the coding sequence ATGAAGATAAAACGAGTTTTGTTAAAACTCTCTGGTGAAGCGTTGATGGGCAATCGCGGGTACGGTATCGACCCGGTAGTCATCGACTCTTTGGCCGCACAACTGAAAGCCGTCGTCGAACAGGGCTTTGAGATTGCAATCGTGGTCGGCGGCGGTAACATATTCCGAGGCCTTGCGGCGTCGGCAAACGGGATGGACAGGGCGACCGGAGATTACATGGGTATGCTCGCCACCGTCATGAATGCGCTCGCTTTGCAAGACGGTCTCGAGCGCGCCGGTATTTTCACTCGAGTCATGAGTGCGATTAACATGCAACAAGTAGCCGAGCCCTATATCAAACGACGCGCTGTGCGCCATATGGAAAAAGGCCGCGTCGTCATTTTTGCCGCCGGTACCGGAAACCCGTATTTCACCACCGATACGACGGCTGCTTTGCGCGCCTGCGAAATCGGAGCGGATTGCGTAATGAAAGCCACACGCGTCGATGGGATATTCGACAAAGATCCGAAAAAATATCCCGATGCGAAAAAGTATGATTCTCTCAGCTACATCCAAGTACTCAACGATGGTTTGCAAGTTATGGACTCGACGGCCATCTCGCTTTGCATGGACAATGATTTACCGATTATCGTATTCAATATGGAGATAGAAGGAAATATCGAACGGGCACTTAACGGAGAGCATGTCGGAACCATTGTGAAGGGTGACTAA
- a CDS encoding isoprenyl transferase, translating to MLLSEYNDKRAPLHVAIIMDGNGRWAKAQGKPRLFGHKAGANAVREAIAAAIELKVKHLTIFSFSSENWSRPKDEVFGLMALFIEVLTRELANLNEMNVWVSVIGDMVGLPEKTRSAFENCVTSTQNNDGLNLIVALNYGSRADITDAVVGIAKNVADGTLGIEDVTQDYISSALSTRTIPDPDLLIRTSGERRISNFLLWELAYTELYFTDELWPDFNRDSLLRALVDFQNRNRRFGGA from the coding sequence ATGCTATTGAGCGAGTACAACGATAAGCGTGCTCCGCTTCATGTTGCCATAATAATGGACGGTAACGGACGCTGGGCGAAAGCTCAGGGGAAGCCTCGACTGTTCGGACATAAAGCGGGCGCGAACGCCGTGAGAGAAGCTATCGCTGCGGCCATCGAGCTCAAGGTGAAGCATCTCACGATATTTTCTTTTTCATCGGAGAATTGGTCCCGCCCCAAAGATGAGGTTTTCGGCCTCATGGCGTTGTTCATCGAAGTACTGACGCGCGAGCTGGCAAACCTCAACGAAATGAATGTGTGGGTTTCGGTTATCGGAGACATGGTCGGACTGCCCGAAAAAACGCGGTCGGCATTTGAGAATTGCGTCACATCCACACAGAATAACGATGGGCTCAATTTAATCGTCGCGCTCAACTACGGTTCACGTGCAGATATCACCGATGCGGTGGTGGGTATTGCGAAAAATGTCGCGGACGGAACGCTGGGAATAGAGGATGTAACGCAGGATTATATTTCCTCCGCACTTTCCACGAGAACTATTCCCGATCCCGATTTGCTCATTCGAACGAGCGGGGAGCGGCGCATTTCCAACTTCTTGTTGTGGGAACTTGCCTACACGGAACTTTATTTCACCGATGAATTGTGGCCTGACTTCAATCGAGATTCACTTTTGCGCGCATTGGTGGATTTCCAGAACCGTAATCGAAGATTTGGTGGGGCATGA